atttgatttaattatgcAAAAATGGACCATCGTTTCCTTCATTGCCTGACCTGGCCATGTTGAAGTAGAAAATGTCAAAACAGCAAACACTTACAGTGGCCTGCCACAATTACGACAGGGAAGTGGAAATTCAATATagagtaaattaaaataattaatgctTTATTACTGATTGGAGATGAGATCGTTTGCGCAAATAATTATTGAGATACAAGATATTGCACGGAAATCACATTTTTGACGGTCATTTGGatcaaaagtttgtttttcaattggCATTAGATGAGAAGTAgtgctgtttaaaattagtcAGCACTGTCCCTGTACAATTCTTCCCtcactgcgtgtgtgtgtgtgtgcctgtaaATTGgtagagaaaaacaaaaggtaaacaaacacatcatATCGGCGAAAAATCGTATGTAACCATAAAAGATAATAAATTAACAGACAACACTTTCCAGTTTTACCTGACCAAGTATATCtatttcacctttttgctttcagTTGCACGCAGAAACCCACTGGCAGTGCCGTTGCTGTGCGAAGCAGGACGGCGGCGATTGTGCTCACTGTGGTTGTATGTTATTCCCACGGAAGTCGCACACCGTCAGACAGAGTGCACTACCCGGGCCCTGCATTTTGCGAAACTGCTGCGTAATCGAATTTCGTTTGTGCAATCGAGGTGAAGCGAAGTGTTTCCTCTGTCTCAAATACGGTACCGTTCCGGGTGCCAACGCTTCACCCGCCCTCCAGCCGGTACACATCAGGTCCGGGTGACGTGATGAGGAAATGATTCATGCTTCCTCGAACATCGATCCGCACGGCAGTGACACTATCATCCGCTCGGTTCCTTCGCCCGTGCCATCATCACTGCTCGCGTGGTGGTTCCAGTGCGGAAAGACGGAAGCACAAaaggaacagcagcagcagcagcaggatccGCTCGGACCGACCGGCTGCCTGGAGGTGATTTACGGTATCGCGCTGCACTACCTACACGAAACGCTGGATCACATTGCGCTAGTGCTGCTGGCCTACAGTGTACTATGCGTCGTCCTGTACCGGGTGATGTTTCACCGTGCGACCGGTGGCTCGCGCTTCGGCCGGTGGTTGGTGCGCCGAAGCCATCTGCCCCCGTGCAGCCGGGCCCTGCTCGTAACCGCTCATCCCGATGACGAGGTGATGTTCTTCGGCCCTACCATACTGGAGCTGCGACGCCGCCAGTGCCGCGTGTTCGTGCTGTGCCTGTCCGAGGGCAATCACGACCGAAAGGGTGCCGTGCGGAGGCAGGAGCTGTGGGATGCGTGCGAAAGCATGGGCGTGCGGCCCGAGGACATAACGCTCGTTAATGCGACACATTTGCAGGACGATCCGAGCGCGGAATGGAGGGCGGTCACGATTGCGAACCAGCTGCTCCGCCAGCTGGAATCGCTCGACGCGGAGCTGCTGATCACGTTCGACAAGGAAGGTATCAGCGGCCATCCGAACCATAGTGCAATTTACTACGCAACCGCTTCGCTGTGTCTTTCCGGCATGATACCGAACAGTAAGTAGTCGAGGACGGGTAGTAGGCGATTGTTTTATGCTAACCGTCCTTTGTCTTTCGCAGATTGTAAAGTATTAACATTAGAAACGGTGAATCTGTGCCGAAAGTATTTGTCGATATTTGATCTGCCGGCAACGCTGCTGCTATCTACCAATTGGTAAGTGAACTATGGATACAAACCTACCATCTACCATTAGGATTAAAGAAGCGTATTGGTTCAATACCGCAACGGTCGGCCTCTTAAATGCATAATGAAAACAATTTCCGATCTACTGTGATGGCTCAGAAAGGTTTATTACGGAGGAAAGTAGTGTTAATAATGGAGAACTGGGTTTGCTTTGCTTTAACCGACGATCGCTGCATCGATTTCGACGCAGGTCACGGCACTGCCGTCAGCAGCGGTCAGACCAACCTCAACCTGCACGGTAATACCGACCAGCGGCAGCTCCATGGCATAGTTCAGCTCGTAGTCAAAGGTCTGACCGGCGGCGATCGGGCAGGAAGCACCCGAAATACCAACAGCGCAAGCGTCCCGCAGCTCGTCCGGGATCTCGAAACCGACGTCCAATCCGAGCAGGCGGGCAGTCAGATGAGCCGTCAGGGTGGGGGTGGCGACCGGCGACATGATGCCGATGCCGCGGGCAACCAGCGGAGCTCCGGACGTGATCGTGCAGGGCAGGGCCGTGCATCCTTCAATGTTGAGCGAAGCCGGAGTTGGCCTGCCACCCGAGCCTAGGGCGAAAGAGCGTAGAGGCAACGTAAGATATCTTCCCAGCTGCGGGCGAGGAAGCATCGCAGGAGGCATCACACTTACATGGTCGGAACGGAGTCTGGCCGAAGACGATGGCCGGCAGCAGGGCAGCAATGAGCAGGAACTTGTACATGGTTGTGGTACTAAGGGAAACGTCAAGGATCTGACTACCTTGTCCCGTATCGGTAGCGCTTTTTAAATACCGAGCCCCCGCGAAGGTCACCGCAGCAGCGGTGTGGGTTGAAACCGAACGGCACCTGCAATTGGACGTTGCAATAGATTAGCCAAACTCGTTTCTTATCCGCCTATCGGAGCTGCTTATCAGCGCAGGTTAGGTAAAGGGTGGGTGCCCCAATAGCGCCTGTAAGTGTTTGGAGACCTTTCTTGTCCGGATTTCTTTCCCCCagtgcgcgcgcacacacagacagaaaTACGCACAACACGCCATATTACTCGATTGTGTAGGGTTTAATCGAACCATTGGTGTTAGTTTTATCACGATTCGAGTTCAAAGTTTATGCACCTCCGATGTGTATTTTGATGGCGATGTTGTTGGAAGCCCAAAATTGCTCAAAAAGCTTATCGTACCTAAACATAAGCAAGCAACTtacttatcaatgtttcttTCCGCCCGGTATCTTGCCCACTTTATGGGAAATTACTTAATGGATAAGATTACCGTAGAAAAGTAACCTGCGTCAAGAGTAAGGGGATTACCTATATGAACTGTGGCGTCACCATGGGTCACTGCGATTATTGTCCTTCGATAATGCATCGTTTTCGGTGGTTTCAACCCAGATCCGTTGGTTAGCAGCAATGATCCTcgaatttgctttttttagcAATCTATCGGACCACCCTATTACTCTACCCGGGGGGTCCATACAATTAGTGGCCAGGCTCCAGGCTGGCAAATTTTTCGCTTCTTCGATAAGATTGAATTGCACTGTAGGTGGAAGGATGAAACGTAACGGTCCCAGGAAGAAGTTGGATCGATATCGgtggcatttttttattttctctatcggctaaaaaacaacaaactggCTATTGACATACCACTTGTGGTCGGGCGCAGGGTACTAGATAGGCATGAAGTCGATTATTGATTGTGTAACAACACCTCTCGCTTCGAGTAAAGGAAGAAAAGGGTGGTGTGCCTTTTTGTCAAGTGCATTTTGTTAAATCATTGCCATGCATTACATGAATCAGAATCTGCTGCGGAAACcaaatcggcttcggaatcggaattggctccgaaatcggaatcggctccggaatcagaatcggctccgaagaCGGAGTCGGTTTCGGTATCTCCATGTGAATAGGTGTTCGGGTCCTATGTTGCCACTATTGTATTACTAGCCGCAAAGAATCCAAATTAACGATAACGATTCTCATGAAAATTCCGGGACAGTTTTCGCCTCCGAAACGTCCGATTTTAATTCCAGAAAACATTTTGAtgccggagctaattccaattccggagtcaATTCTGTTTCCGATTCCAGAGCAAAATGCGTTTCCCGGATGGATTGCGATTCTGGGGCCAACTCtaattccgaagccgatttcgCTTCTGGAGCAGGAGTCTACTCTGGAATCTGAATACGTGTCGGCTCCAGAGTATGAAAcgattccagaatcggaatcggctgcGGAATAGGtacgattccgagctcccccCACTGGTTTGACATGCGAATGAAGTTTGACAGCACTGCCATTCCCAAGGCTTGCTTTATCTGCACTTCAGTGAAATCTCCATGCAAACAACCCCACTTTTTACCAGTGAAATTAACTGACATGTTTAGTTGCTTAACATACGATCACATCACTAGATGTGGTTTTATTGGTTTATTGCTCGGTAGAAATTGGAGAAGAAAGGAGTGGAAGCTTAGGACACGATTTGGGCATCAATCTCAATGCACGTGATCCTGGTACCGTCAGCCGCCGTAAGACCGACCTCGACCTGCGCGGTAATGCCGGTCAGTGGCAGTGTCATAGCGTGGTTGAGCGTGTAGTCGAACTGCTGGCCAGCGGCAAGCGGACACGAGGCTCCCGAAATACCCACGGCACAGGCGTCGCGTAGCTCCTCCGGAATCCTGAACCCGACATCCAGTCCCAGCACGCGGGCGACGATGTGTGCCTCAACGGTCGGTGTGGCCACCGGCGAGCGAATACCGGTCGCACGTGCAATCAGCGGGCTGCCGGACACGATCGTGCACGGAAGGGCCGTGCATCCTTCGATCGCAACCGAATCTGGAACCGGACCTCCAGCACGGCCTGTGGGGGCAGCAGGAAGCGGATTAATAGGATGTAATTTTCTCACAGCTTAAGAGGCACTTTAACCACACCACACTCACTAGTTGCCACGCTCACGTGACCGCTACTTACAAGGACGGAACGGGGTCTGGCCAAAGGCGATGGCCGGCAGGATCGCAACAATCAGCAGGAACTTGTACATTTTCAGTAACGGAgcttgcaaacacttctgaaCTATCCCACTCCACGGCGACGGTGTTTAAATAGTGGTGGTAGCATTCGGCGACATTTGCCATGGTTTACCCGTTACGCATTAGCTCAGTATCTTGCCCAGACGTGCGTCAGCTATCGATAAAATTCGCACGCTATTTTACGTTCGTAGATAACTATCGCCTGCGATAGTCTGTCAGGAGTACATGGCCCCCGTGGACCACTAAGCCTTTGCCGCTAAACGCGTGGGGTCTAGCGTTGTTTGCATTATCTTGCCTGGGCTGACCAAAGAATCTTATTGTTATTTGCTTTGCGTCTTTTGGAATGCTTATCAAACGTAtgtatgttgtttttatttcttctatgCCGGTTGCAGCACATACCCACCTTTCGATTGGTCTCCGTGGGTATGGTGGACTTATAGGCTGCTATTTTATTATGTCGATCACCGATTATGGTTATCGTTTTACAGCAATTATCAGTTAGCCACCGATGGTTACCAAAAAGCAACCGGTGGTAAATGGTACAGCTGGGCAAGAAGGAAGGGAAGATTTTTGTCCACCAAAAACCTCTCGGCCAAGGACTCGGAACGGGTGCATTGCATTCGATAAGTCGTTGGGGAGATTGGAAGCGCTCTTCAGAGCAGTGCAATATATGCTATTGAATGCTTGTTGATATGGagaatcatttatttattaaacatTTCAACTCTCTTTCCAATCGTTTTAGGGTCATCCTCAGCTGGAAAGCTCGGCGCGCTGTGCAGAATGCGATGCGCTTGCACAACTCCCAGATGGTGTGGTTTCGCAAGCTGTACATAATATTCTCCCGCTACATGGTGATCAATTCGTTGCGCGAAATTAACAAATCCGACGTAGAGTTTGAAATTTTGGATACCTAAGTGGCGTGACAGCGGCGCAAACCTTTTTGCGAGcgccaaacaacaaaactgtGCACCGAAACAGCTTCCAGATGCTTCTTCCATCAGCTGGGACCACCAATCACGCACTCCGTCTTGTAGTAAACACCCACAAGCACACCCACGAACGAATGAAAGGGACGAAGAACAAGAACACGTTCCTAGGATCCAAATAATGCTAACTGATAAGTACGATGCGCTTTCGCTAGTCTTCAactttatgttgttttacCCCATAAGTAGTTGAATGCAAGAATCTATTCAATAGctcgagagatagagatatcGGTGAGGCAGAAACGTGGCACGTCGGACAAAATCTGTCCGTGTTTGAAGGCATTTTTGAGTTGAACCTTGTATGTTGAGCCTTGCGGTATTGGATTcaaattgtttgaatattGTTCAAAATGATATAGGTTGAGAAGCTGATGAAAAGGTTGAAATTGTTGTATGTGTAGAAAAAAGTTTGCTTTAGCTCTAGCCCTAGCCCTTTCCTTCAATTCGCGTAGGTTCTGTAAATAGATCGCTTTCTTCGGGGAGCAGTCGCATTTCCTAtttatgttttagttttttctcACTTCTGTTGCTTAAATTTAAAACTAAAACCTTTATGAACTTTTGGAAAATAAAtctaacataaaaaaactgcaattCAGGGCTCAATTTTGCTGTGG
This is a stretch of genomic DNA from Anopheles merus strain MAF chromosome 2R, AmerM5.1, whole genome shotgun sequence. It encodes these proteins:
- the LOC121589068 gene encoding N-acetylglucosaminyl-phosphatidylinositol de-N-acetylase, which produces MIHASSNIDPHGSDTIIRSVPSPVPSSLLAWWFQCGKTEAQKEQQQQQQDPLGPTGCLEVIYGIALHYLHETLDHIALVLLAYSVLCVVLYRVMFHRATGGSRFGRWLVRRSHLPPCSRALLVTAHPDDEVMFFGPTILELRRRQCRVFVLCLSEGNHDRKGAVRRQELWDACESMGVRPEDITLVNATHLQDDPSAEWRAVTIANQLLRQLESLDAELLITFDKEGISGHPNHSAIYYATASLCLSGMIPNNCKVLTLETVNLCRKYLSIFDLPATLLLSTNWVILSWKARRAVQNAMRLHNSQMVWFRKLYIIFSRYMVINSLREINKSDVEFEILDT
- the LOC121589069 gene encoding uncharacterized protein LOC121589069; amino-acid sequence: MYKFLLIAALLPAIVFGQTPFRPCSGGRPTPASLNIEGCTALPCTITSGAPLVARGIGIMSPVATPTLTAHLTARLLGLDVGFEIPDELRDACAVGISGASCPIAAGQTFDYELNYAMELPLVGITVQVEVGLTAADGSAVTCVEIDAAIVG
- the LOC121589070 gene encoding uncharacterized protein LOC121589070, producing MYKFLLIVAILPAIAFGQTPFRPCRAGGPVPDSVAIEGCTALPCTIVSGSPLIARATGIRSPVATPTVEAHIVARVLGLDVGFRIPEELRDACAVGISGASCPLAAGQQFDYTLNHAMTLPLTGITAQVEVGLTAADGTRITCIEIDAQIVS